CAATGACAGTCCTAGAGTAGAGTTAGTTGACCAATTCGCATCTACAAGCCGCAATGCATACCTTTGGTTTCTGGCACGAGGAACCAGGTGAAGACTACCATGACAAAACAGAACGATCCGTAAACAAAATAGGTACCGAAGCCATTCACGCCGAGTGTGGCGAACATGCTGGGCGTGGCTTTGGCCACGACAAAATTGAACAACCACTGGCTGGCTGTAGCCATTCCCATTTGTAGACTTCGCATACGAGCCGCCGGTATTTCCTAGGAATGCTGTTAGCACCTCAGGATGGAGTGCATGTCTAGTATAATAGAATCTATCCTTAAGTTTACAAAGGGCTAAGCTACTTAGGATTTAATAACGGGTAGCTTTTATTACTAGGGTTACTCCAGTATACCATACTGGAGCAGGATCTAATGTTAGGAGGGGCTAAGTGTCTATAAATCCTTCCTTTCAGAGATTCGATGATTACTCAAGGCATACAACAACGCCACTGTGGGAGGGATATTTCACCCTCTAGTGATCGTGCCTCTGACAGTCTCTATTATGATTTGGTTTTGGCCTTGTTTGGGGCATATATGGTCCCTCTGCATGGAATAGTTGCGTTTATTGCTGTCCGACAAAATGGGCAGTATAGTGGAAACGGTTTTCCTGGTTTCGTGTAGGAAGACATACTAAATACATATGTGATTTCGTAGAGAAAGATGGATCCGACAAAGGAGAATGTTGCTGTACAGATAGATAAAAGATGGAACCTGAACTATACTGTATCTCTCACTATTAGTTTAGTCCCACTCAAGAATAATAGTATCCCACATAGCACCCTTCCATTGCTCGGTAGCTGTGGTGGTAAACTCGATTGAGTTCGAGCCTTGCTTGATGATGCCCGGCTCAATCGTGTACTCTAGAAACCGCCAAACTCCAGCCACAGGGGAAGAGCGGTAGAGGGCGCTATCAGACTCAAGACCTTGGATCTGGCCTATCTGAACATCATTATTGACCGTGATATCTATGTAGCATCTGGCAGCGTAGGAGGCAAGGGCAACAGTAAGGCGAGCACCGGCATTCTCGTCGGGCTCGCCCTCAAGTTCGAAGTTGATTACCCACTGGCCGTCGTTGCTTAGGACGTAGTGCCAGTCTTCTGTTGAAGAGCTGCCGAGGTTGAATGTTAAGTTTGCAGGTGCGTCATCGGTGAGCCCATGCTCGTACGGACCGCAACCACCGGAGAACTCACAGGGGAGACGATCGAGGGTGCCGATCTGCCATATCTTTGTACGATTCTGGGTCTCCCATGTATAAACCCCAAGGTCAAGTTCGCCCTCTTGCTCGGTAACTTCAATGTCCCACTGAGTGAAGTTGGTAGTGATATCACCTACGGGCGATCCTTCACCTGGCCAAGCATACAGACCATATTTGCCAGTTCGTACATTCTCGAAAGTAAAATATCCATCCTCATCAGTACTGGTTCGATAGTAGTACCCGGTATACTGGTCAAGAGTGGACAACGCGTCGCTGTTATCCCCCAAAAACACACTGACTGTGTCACCAACCCGATTATCCGAGGTGGTAATGCGGCCGGTGACTGATCCAGCACGGCTTTGGTACGCCGCAGAAATGTCAGCATTGGGAAACTCGTATGGCCAAGCGGCAATCTCCTGCTCGGATCTTTCCTCCACATCGGACAGGGTGCCGTCATTGAGATACCAGAGCCACGGACCCCACATGTGACCCTTTCCGTAGGTTCGGTTGATATCGAACTGGTAATGACCGCCACCAAACATATTCAACTGCGCAATATCGCCAGTCTGAGCCTCCATGTGGACCATGAGTTCCTGCTTCAGTTGGTCTCCATTGACGTACTCATGGGAAGGCTGGATGAACCAGCTACCCACATCATCTCCGTAAACGCCCCAGAACTTTGCTTCTGGTACATTTATCTGAGTTGCCCAGTCATACTTGCTTATGTATGTCCCATTGGAGAGCTCAACGGTTGAGTCCTGAACTTCTTTGCCGGAATAATAGAGGTCCCACGTGGGCAGCTGCTCGTCCTTGCGATATGTATGGCCACTGTGAAAAGTTTCGTTGCTGAGTCGGTGAATAACACGCATATCGTTGACACCCCCTGGGAGATTCGTATTGATCCAGTACTGATATGCGCCGGCGAAGTCACGAAAAATTACCCAGTGGAAGCGCGCAACGTCGTTGGTAAACTGAATATCTATCCAGTCGTCTCCGGCGTCGACAATCTCAGGGTCCAGCCAGGGGAATCCATCGCTGTCAACGTAGGAGAGATAGAAACCGGTAGCATCGTCGACTAAGTCCTTTCCATTGTAGTAAATGGGCCGGGCATACTGTCCTGACAAAGTGGCGTTCCAGATCGAGTTGCCGATAATGAAGGTCTCATCGTCAACGATTTCGAGGAAGGGAGCATCTGAGCCAGTTGGGAGATCAATTGAGAGAACTGACGAAGCCCCCAAGAGGGAAATAAGCAGGTAAAGGATGGATGCCATCAGTCCGATTATAGTATGTTTCGAGCTACAGAATAGAAACGATAGCAATCCCAGATGCCTATTCTTATACCCGAAGTTTGTCGCCCTCAGCAGGTCTTACTTCGTTTCACTATGTTGTACTAATCCTGTTTCCACTGTTTTCTTCCTGCAGGATTTCTTGCATCGAATGAATGACACCCCCTATTTCCCCGCAAATTTTACCGACCAGCGTGTCAAAGATGTCATATCACTGCCACTCTGGGAACCAGACGCGTGGTAGGTACGGCCGAAGATGTACCGAGTGGGATACTAATCAAGGTAGGTACGTGCTGTTAGTGGTCTATGTAGACAAACAATTTAATGAATCGTCGGGAGAATACGTGAACTCGGGATTTCCGACTCTCCACAAATAAGTCTGCAAAACGTAAACTATCCGGCTATCCTTAGTTAATTTGATTTATCTGAGTTTtggacaagaaggatatctTGCTCTATGGCATTCCGTATTGTGGGAGAGCTATAATATCCTGCCAAATATGGGACTGTTACTCAAAAACGAGTGGTATAACCGATAAATTAACCCTATACAATACCCTGTCTTCAAATAACTGAAATCAGATAGTAGGGACATCAGAGTTGTCACTGTAATAAGATGTCCAACCTCGGTACAATCCCGACTTAATTAGAGCTTTGTCACGCCACTAACTCTCTGAGACAAGCATGTATATCCTTTATTGAAAATGTAAGGTCCATTACTCAACAAAACCAGGCCTCTTTCTCAGTACAAATCTCCTAAGTAATAGATTCTCTCAATGACATCGTATGTCCCTAGAGTATCACCTATGGTACTCTATATTCTTTCCAGGCCGCCATAGTTTGGGCTGCCCTTCGCAAGCAATACACTTCAACTAACCTCTACTCAAGTCTGGAGGTAATTCGGTGAGTTACAACGCACCATGATGGGGTGTATAATATTACACGGAGGTCTAGTAGTTCAATTCTGGACATTCATTTGTCAATACCCAATGCAACCTTGTTGATGTTAAGGTGAAATATCTGGCTGTGGTGTGTATGTAGCAGGTACTGCTGCCTATCTTCGTTGGGGTCAGTACCTACCAGGCAAGCAAGGTCTTCATGCTCTTTAGATGACAGGTCATTCATGGTTTTACCGTACTCTTAGAAATGCTGGACGACATTAACATCAGCCGCCCACAAGCTTATTCAAGGATGTTATCACAAGGAATGGGAACCAGGACAACTTTTAGATTTTTCTAGTTCCCTAGTGCCAAATTCGACCATGTTTATGATTGCTTCTCTATCAGGTGGCTAGATCAACAGTTATGAGTCCGAGGACTCACTCTTAAATCTCCATTTCCCCCAGCTTATCGAACGTAAAGCTAGCCAACCCATGGTCAATATTATGAGAAACGATACGTCCCCATTCCAACCACAATCAAAAGAATCCCAATTTCTTCTCATATGTTTTCCACTTCTCACCAATCGGCTGAATAAAAGTCGAGCTCCGCGCACCCTCACCCATCTCCTGCACCCCATTACTCAAATAAAGAGGCGTCATCTCCCCATCATCACTAAAGAAAAGCTTCGGCCTCTCCCGGCGCTGTAGCGTCCGAATTGACCCGTCTGTAAAGTTGACTGTTGAATTAAATGCCTCCTGCGACTTGAAATGCCACGGCCCTGTCAATTCTCTTGCATAGACATGCACCCCGACCCTCGGCCACTGTTGTCGATTATTTTCTACCAGGTCAATCATCCAGTGATCGAGCGCATGCCAGTGTCCGCGCTTATCACGCCATAAAAATGTGTCCTCGGTCCAGGTTGGGGACCATTCGCTCGTGTTCCACTTTTGAGTATGGATCAACTTGTATTCATCGTCCCATTTGTCAGCTAGGTAGATTGCATTATCCTCAACGCCCAGAGCAATCTTGCTAGTACGGTGTTTGGGAGTCCAGAGCGGCCAGGGGGAGGGGTTTGTTGATTGTGGCTCGAGAGAGCTCAGGATCATCTTGAAGGGGGTCCAGGGTCCCTCGATGCTGTCTGCGCTTGAAACGGAGATATTATTCGGCCATTGTTGATAAGTAAGGCTCTCGCACATATCGGGTTTATGGGCATCAACACCGATAGCGTATAGGAGGTATTTTTTGTCCGCGGGGCTCCAAAGGATATAAGGGTTATGGCGGAAAGGCTCGCTAACTGCATCCGCATAGTGATATGGCCCCTGCGGCCCGTTTCTAGATTCCGCGcgaataatataagaatgCGGTCTCCAGCCAGATAGACCACATCCATCAGCGAATTGCGAGGTGAAGAGATGGAACAGTTTATGGTCATGCGGATCCTGTAGAACCTGCCCGCCCCAGGACGCATTTCCATAGGGCCCAAAGTAACTAGGGTCCACCACATCAGTGTGGTTATAGCCGTTCATTTTGGTGGCAGGCGCAAGATCTAGGCGGCCGCAGTCATCGCCAAACCAGCCCGGATCACATTTGCAGACTTTGTGTCTGGGATTGCTTGAGTGGCTGTTCGTCGGTGCCCGGAGACAGACACCATTTAGACTGCAGTGCTCGTCGGTTTCGCAAGCTTGGGTAGTTCCGAGGACGGCAAGGCCGGCTGCTAAGATATTTGCAAGTCGCATGGCCATAGGTGATAGAGGCCACGAGCAGAATGGGAGTTGCGAGGGAGTGAATGGGCTCTGTCAATTCACGTATTCAATGCTGtatctttctctctctttatataatagaattcTGGAAGGGAGAGTTCAACTCGGTTCAAACTCATACCGTACCGGAATTATCTGGCCGTCTTGGCTGAACTTAACAATTACATTGTCGAGTGCAGGTCCCCGTGGGGAACATCCATAGGCGAATCTGAAGGGGTCTATGAGTTTACGGGGCATCTCTATCGGCCCATTGAAGAATGAGGGATTCTGCGGAGAAAGAGACTGCTCCAACACTAGGCTAACTCTGGAGGAGATGTTCACTTGACGAACTGTGATTGTCTGCACGAGTCAGAAAGAATGGTCGGGAAATTAGATCGGTTAATTTAGGGTAATACTAATTGTATACGACTTGGGTATTTACACAAATAGCCGTGGAACTCCCCAACTCTACCACATATATCCCCGATATCTGACTCGGGTAAAAAAGAGCCAGTGCCATACTATGTAGACTTGGAATATTATGGGTTAGGGCTAGATATTGGCAATCACGAATATAGCCGATTGCTGATACACGGGCCCATGTCTTGCATGTACTTGTATATTATGCCTATCTAAGCACGCTACATCTATCATTTGACGCCAGACACATTACGTCCACAACTTTTGAAAACTAGGGCCAAAAGCCGTGGTTGGTAAGGATTACCGGGTTGATTAGACAGAAAGCAAATATAGTATCAATGTTCCCACGGAGCACCAGCCATTTATCCCGATTTTTTGCTGTATCCCGGCTGTGGAACCCACCATCACTCATATTCTTGCACGTTCTTCATCAGTCAGGTTGTGGGCGTTGCGTGCAAACTCTGTCTCAGTCTGCTGTCCAATATCAATGGAACCCTCAAGGTACATCAGGCCGCCTCCTTCCAGAGAGACATCGCGGGTGGGTACCCACGCTGTCAGACTGGTAGGTGGGCCAGCGCGGAGATAAATCTGGTCAAAGTGTACCGGTGTGAGCTCGCTGTCTGGAACGAATGCTCGCAACATAGTGCGCTGAAGCAGGTGAGGCTTCTCCCAGCCGGTGAAACGGCTGATAAAGTCGCGAAGCTCCTGGTTGGCACAGGAGTCAAGATAGAACTGGGCTTCGTGGACGGATATCATCAGTTTGAGGTAtttctcgctttcttcgtcgtctttcAAGCCCAATTATCGCCGTAGATTGCCTGGTAGGAGATACTTTCTGCTGTTCTTGTGCGAGAATACGCCATCGACGGGCTTGCTCCCTTCCTGTAAAAGGCCGCTGGGCGGCATGTAATTGAAATATGCTTCACGATATATCGAAGAGGCTTCTTTCGAAATGCATCCTTTGACCTATCATTGTTCAATTAGCTTTGGCCACCAACATTTGAGAGTGCGGATTGCCATACAAATAAATAGCCATCTCGCTGGAAGCGTTTGTGCATAATCTCTAGTGGTGTATCAGCAGATGTCGGCTGGAGGTATCCCACATTCTCTGGATCCAATACCCCAAAGTTGGACTCCAAATTGAGGGACTTGAGATCAGCTAGACAACATTTTCCGTAGATGTCGTTTGAAGTGGCCTTCATATGTTCATCGTGCTGCCATTCGACGGGGGAATGAGACGTAGGGGCCTCAACAATAAAAGACGCCAGACGACCAGGAGCCATGATGTTCAAGTTCGTTTAAGAATGAttgagaaaaaaaaggtgtAGTTGGTGCCTTCATTTGTGAGACTGATATGGTTGACAAGGCGCGTAGGGGGGGGTTCCAGGAGctctatctatatacttcGACGAAACTCTTTATATCCTTGAATCAATGCAATTCTGCCAGACAAGACAAATCAGCCCATTTCAGCACTGTTCGTGAGATAGTGGTCTACAGCCGTCCATAACTTCGCCTACATTGCTGAAACAACTCCAGACGACACGGATTGTGCTACCTATATCCGTCCCCGTACCGTCAATTCCCCGTCTACAAGCGTCCCCCAGCACGACGAAAGGTCTCGGTCTCCGGCAATACGAGAACTGCTGGCGATCAAGGGACTTATATACCGCAAAGCCGGATGCCCGGCCTGCGGCAGTCAAGAAATCCTGACAGAGGACGCCGCTGTTGGTTTGCAAAGAGAACAAGAATCACTTCATGTTTTCCTGCTGCGGCGCGGCATCTGGATCACCTTGGCGCTGCAGGACATGACTCGATCTATCTTTCCTCGAGCTGGCTGAAACTTCTGAGCGAATGGAAGAGTTGAAACTGTTGGATCTGAATTCTAGAGCTCCAGTATCCACCCTGTTAACTGGACGCTGGGATAAGTTCCAACATTATACACTGTACTGTTACatctctgattggctggtCCCCCCACCATCTTATCTGATCGATCAGTGGCAAACAACCAGATCCTAGACAAATATGACTGGAGTGTATGATCTGTTCCTGTCTGATTGGAGCAAAGCCCTCTTTGTCCTGACTGTAATGGCGGGGCTGTGCGTGACTCCAGGCAACCGTTATAAAGATGGAATCTTCCACTACCTCAACAATCCCTGAATTATCATCAAAACCACCAAGACCATGGAGAATCAGGATAAAACTCCCGACACCGCGAACACTGCCTCCAATACTCCTGCCATCACCAGCGAAGGGCTTTCAGCCATGACCAAAGACGAACTCAATGACTTTGTTAATACACTGCCTCCCATTACCCGCTCCGTCGTACCAACGCTGATGGGCTGGCCAGCTTCAGGGGGTGTCTGGATCCTCAACCCAACCGAAGCCCAGCTAGCTCAAGTCAACCGGCTTCCGGTCATGACGGATATGGAGGAGTACTGTCGAGCTTTGGAACAAATCGGTGCTACTTTTTACAGCGATCCGAAACAATGCACGGAGGTTCAGGCTATAATAGCAGATGGTATAGATCTGCAACCTAAGCAGGCGTCACCGGAAAGGGAGAACCAGTGATTCCAAGCAGTGATTAAATCTAAAGCATCTGTATTGAACTGGGAGTGGAGGGCTGAATAAGAAAATAGGAATATTAAACCGACAGCATTGGGTTCCATCATTGAATTCACCAGCAGAACATGACAGCCAGCACCTCAGATAGAAATCGAGCAGATTGGGCAAGTTCTACTCCTAAAGAGGCGGACTACTAAGTAGCTCTGAAAGGTCTCCCAGTAACCCATCCTGGTGCATCGAGATGCAGGAGGCTCGTGTGGGTCCTTGGGGCTGTGCGTTCACACTATTATTTTACGTCGTCTGCCCCTTTATTTCTTGCTTCATTCTCCAACAATTGAATTTGATAAACCAAAATTTCATCGAAGCACGGCGAGTTGCCTATAATGAGCGTCTTAGCGGGTGCACCTTCTGAAGTCACTCAAAGCGACACCCACTATCCAAGAGACTCGTATGATGCTGTTGCCGCCCTTAAAATCCTCAAGCGGTGGTTGCCGGCCGAACTAGGCCTGGCCATTCTACATTATGCAGGGTATTGGCTTCGGTCTCGTGTAGCTAGACAAGCGAGTGTTCGTTTCTCAGAATCCCTGTGTCACGACGGATCCCCGTACCTGCTGTCAGAGCCCATAAAGGGCAAGCGATTCCCTGTTCAGCAGATCATAATCGACATTTGGAGCCACGACCAAGGCTGGAGTTCTTATCCGGAAGACCATGGTACATACAGAGGCTCGTGGACGTGGTTCGATCTCGGAATCCAAAGGCCACTGGGGAGGGGGGAGATTGCAATGGATCTTCCACCACTAGTCACAAATGTACATGCAAGCTCGGAGACCAGGCATCATCAGGTCGTGTATCAGAGACATGAGCAGCTCTGGATGGGCAATCTTCAGGCAGGAGACCGGATCTCGATTGCTCCACGAGCGCGTTTTCCTGGCTGGGTGAATTTCACGGAGGGAGCTTCGATTGAGATTTATACCGATCTGTTTTGACATGCAGCCTTGGATGGGTATTGACATATTCGGCTTAATAGATAGCGAAAATACTGTTTGGTGGTGCACCGTATTACGTCCTAAAAACCGTATAGCAGCACGCATTGCATCCGTGTTGTCAATCTCTGCCATCTAGCCCGTATTCGTAAGCGTATTTATCTAGATAGCCTGGAGACATCAACTGTGGTGGACGACAGTGGCCGGCGTATGCGTATGTACTAGCTACTTCGTATACGCTACTTGGGACGCCTGATCTATACACAACTATATAAACCATCATGTCCTCCTGAGATAATGCTCTTCAACAGTCCATCATCTCACAACAGCTCCAACAACCCGTCAATCTCTCCACAATTAACTATTCAAAATGCAGTACCTCACTCTTCTGAGCACGTTCGCCGCCATCCAAGGCGCTCTCGCAGGCGGAGTCTCGGTCTTTACCGGGCCCGACTGTACAGGCAAGCAGACCAACATCCACTTCGACTCCAACAGCATCGTCCCCAACATCCCCGCCTTCGAGTCCTACAGAGAGAATGGATACGGGGCGCATGGACAGAGGATCCAGTTCTGGACCCAGCCCGGCACTGGACAGCAATGCGGAGGTGAATACCTGTACGACACCTGGGCCTACGGCGGCGACTActtccagtcccagaagtGCTACGACATCGGGGCGCACCCAGACTCCCGCTGGCTGAAGGCTCGCTGCATCAAGACCGTTGCTGCGTAAGCGCCAGTGTCTGAATGGGAAGGTTCGCAGTATTGGTAAGTTATTCCGTGCCTGTGTCTACACGGATACTCACTCGGTGCAGGACATTCCCATAGCAAATGATGGAGGATTAGGGTGTGCTGGATGGGAGAAGATATGGCGGACGAGGGTTCGCGTAGCAATTCAACATTGCAAAACGACAAGTTTATACCGGATTACTTTTGAATAGATTATTGAAACCATGCTTTGAAATACGTGTCTTGCGAAGTCGCCGTAGTGATGAGCAGTGTTCCTTTTTCATGCATTTGAAGATAGTTACTGATCTATCGACTAAACTAAGCCAATCCCATCTCTTTGTAGAATGCATCTGTCTTCGGGGGTCGACCCAGGAAGTCAATCAACGTCTGCATCTCATCCTGGCTGCCACCCTTTTCGAGGACCTTATACCGGTATTGACGACCAGCAGTGGGGTTCATGGGGTCGGATTTGAAAACTGTATAGAACATGTCCGTTGAATAGACTTGCGAGCTGTACGAGGTCAGACGTGGCCGGGCGAGGCAGAATATTCCATAAAACTTACCTTAGGTAGCCGTAGTAGCCAGCATCATAGCCTCCCATCAAATGACCAAAGGTGGCCTGGCCGTTGCCCCAGTCGTCGCCCAAACCCAGAACCTCGGGTCCGTCAATCTGCGTGATTTCTTTGCGAAGTCTGTTGTATGTCGATGTGATTGGCAGTTCCTTGATTTTCTCGTGACTCTCGGGCTCGTGGATCGTCATGTCAAAGATGCCAAAGTGGAGCTGACGCAGGTTAAACAAAGCATCGTTGACATGCTTCGCACGGATGAGATTGGCGATCACCTCGTCGGGGATCTTCTCCGACGGCTCTGCCTGTCCGTTTGCCTGCTCCTTCCATGCTGCCAGATACTCTGGGGACAGTGTCGAATAGTGCTTGCTCAGCGACTTGAGATGTGGCGGGTCCCAGCACCAGTTCTCGAGCATCTGGCTAGGAGCCTCGACAAAGTCGCGAACCGTGCTGGTTCCGTGGAACCTCGAGTATATGGTCTTCGAAACTAGATTGTGGATACCGTGACCTAGCTCATGGAACAGAGTGACAACCTCTTCATGCTTGAGAAGACTGGGTTTCTTTGGAGTCGGCTTCGTAAAGTTACACACCAACGCAGTGGCCGGGTAGCGACGCTTGCCCTCCGCATCAATATACCCCTACAGCGAACAGTTAGTCTCAAGGGATTCCTCTCCAACTGGAGCAACTTACGGGTTGAAGGTTAAAGTTGGCGGCATGGCCATACTTGCCAGGGCGAGGGAACAGATCCAGGTAAAGATAGCCAACAAAGCTGccaccctcaccctcgtcGTCCCACACACTAAAGATCTGGACGTCCTCATGCCACACGATATCACTCCCCTTGCCGCTGGTGGCGACTTGATCACGGTCCTTGCCGGTGATCTCCACAAAGACAAGGCCAAACAGCTGCTCGAAGATCTTCAGCATGCCATCGATCGTGTTCTGAAGTGGAAAGTACTCGGCAATGAGCTGGTGGTCCAGAGAGTAATCTTTTTCCACCATCAGACGATCGTAGAAGCGGTGGTCCCAGAGGTAGTAGCCACCGTCGAATTTCTCACCACGAGAGGCGACATCGCTCTTCTTGAGttcctggagctgggcaATTTCTTTCCGGCCACCATCCGTCAGACGGGCACGTAGATCTGCCAGAAAGTCGTCCACCGTCTTCGGGGTCTTGGCCATCTTATCTTCGATCCGGAACGCGGCATGGCTTGGGTATCCGAGCAGGCGAGCGGCCTCATCACGCAAGACAATCGCCTCCTGGAAGAGCGGCACATTTTGGTTGCACTTATTCTCGTTTTGAATCATGACCTGCTTGCGGGTCTCGGGATTCTTTGCATACTTCATCGTGGGGAAAAGATCGGGGTACTTGAAGGTCAACCGGAGCTTACCCTcgttctcgccctctccttTCTTCAGGCCCGAGACGACATCCTCCGGCACGCCGTCGAGCTCTTCCGGTGTAAACCAGATGcctccgtcctcctcgttcAGGTTCTTCCCGAACTCAATGCTGATCAAGCTGAGTCgtttcttgatctccttgaAGCGGTCGCGCTGAGGTCCGGCTGGGAGACCCAGGCCGTTTCGGATGAAGCTCTGGtgctccttctccagcagtCGGCGGGATTCCGGGTCCAGGCTctcgttcttcttcagcactgcatcgacgagcttgaagatatccTCACGCATCGCCGACTCGATAAAGAAATCGTCCATCAGTTCCTCCGCTTTGGAGGACGTGTCCCTCAGCTTCTGTTCAGTCGAGACAGCCTGGTAAAAGCCGAGGATGTGGGATTCGAGAGCCATGACGTTTTCATCGTGGGCCAAAGGTTTCAGCACGGACGCAAAGCTGGCACTGTCCGGGGAAGTGTTTGCGACGATTCCATCCTGAATCTTGCGAGATGTTTCAACTAGGCGTTTGGCATCGTTCAGGATCGATTCGGCGGTGGCAGTGAAGAGTGGGGGGGGCTGGGGCGGACGACGCAGGTGCTCGGGGGCCATGCTGGCAGTCGTGAGAGGGTGACGATAAACGGTTATGAAAGAGGGACTGCCGAACCTTGCACCACGGAAATGGCCCAGGACTGAGGCAAGTCGAGCAATTGGGGCGTGGGTGGAGAGCGACAGGAAGGGAGCCacggtgacgaggaggctgacGCAGAGGAcaaggagggggaggaggaaagggcGGAAGTTCGGAAGGGGAATGGTGAAAAGACGCAGAGATGCCTGATGGAGGGATTAACGAGTTGAGTGGGAATTGGGCAGCTTGAAGAGCAACGAGTTGTTGGCAACAACAGTGCGGAGGAAGCGGGGAGTTACGTTCATACAGCAGTGCTGATTAGTCATCGTGTATTATCCACGTATAAAGTATGCATAGGATATGCACATATCTCAATTTTATACTTGAATGGACACTACACTGACTACACCATGGAACCTGCACCCATAGCCACAAGTAGTGCTGTCAGTAGATCTACCtgtgatggcgatgggaaGGACCCCCCATTTCCAGGGACGCTTTCTGAATCGTCACTTGTCTCTGCATCCGAAGTGCCGCTGGGCTCTTGATTACCAGGCTTAGTTGAGCTGTCGCCACTGCCAGTGGTGCTGGTCGGCTCATTCGCGATAGTAGTAGTGCTATTAGCATCGGCTTGGTTGTTATCTTCCGGAAGATCCTTGCGAAAGCACCTCCAGTACCAGCTGCTCTCGTGCCCTGGTGGACCGTGGCTGGGAATGGCCTCCCACAGCTTGACAAGAGTTTCATTGCAGGGCCTTATGGCTCTTGCGATGTCCACAGAGCCTAGATCAACCATTTTGGGAAATTCAACACTAGTTAACAAGGGTAACAGGTCAGTGTGGAGGAGCTAGCAGCAGTCTTGGTATAATTAGATGCAGTACCTCTTGATTTGCCCCCACAGCCACACGTAAAAGGCGGTTTCTATAGTCGAGTATATTTCAAGCGGCATGTCAGTGTTGAACTCGATGCCTGTGGCGGTTTCTCCAAGAGCAGGGAGGCTTATCCTgtgaaaaagagaaaggagagtCAGATCATATCTCCCCAGTCATAGAAATAGGGCCACTGTACCGGGATATATTGCCATATACCTGTGTCGACGCGCCTATGGTATACAGCTTGGGGAATTCAACCTCAATCTGAGTCTCGATGTTGAGTCGGAGGCCCTGGGAGAAATCTCGTTCAGGAGTGTCAGTGTCGCCCGCTGTTTCGAGCTCAGGCACCGAGATGCTTGAAAACAGATAATT
This is a stretch of genomic DNA from Aspergillus puulaauensis MK2 DNA, chromosome 8, nearly complete sequence. It encodes these proteins:
- a CDS encoding uncharacterized protein (COG:I;~EggNog:ENOG410PVQ7); protein product: MAPGRLASFIVEAPTSHSPVEWQHDEHMKATSNDIYGKCCLADLKSLNLESNFGVLDPENVGYLQPTSADTPLEIMHKRFQRDGYLFVKGCISKEASSIYREAYFNYMPPSGLLQEGSKPVDGVFSHKNSRKYLLPGNLRR
- a CDS encoding glycoside hydrolase family protein (COG:S;~EggNog:ENOG410PVS7;~InterPro:IPR023296), with product MNGYNHTDVVDPSYFGPYGNASWGGQVLQDPHDHKLFHLFTSQFADGCGLSGWRPHSYIIRAESRNGPQGPYHYADAVSEPFRHNPYILWSPADKKYLLYAIGVDAHKPDMCESLTYQQWPNNISVSSADSIEGPWTPFKMILSSLEPQSTNPSPWPLWTPKHRTSKIALGVEDNAIYLADKWDDEYKLIHTQKWNTSEWSPTWTEDTFLWRDKRGHWHALDHWMIDLVENNRQQWPRVGVHVYARELTGPWHFKSQEAFNSTVNFTDGSIRTLQRRERPKLFFSDDGEMTPLYLSNGVQEMGEGARSSTFIQPIGEKWKTYEKKLGFF
- a CDS encoding uncharacterized protein (COG:I;~EggNog:ENOG410PVQ7;~InterPro:IPR008775), with product MISVHEAQFYLDSCANQELRDFISRFTGWEKPHLLQRTMLRAFVPDSELTPVHFDQIYLRAGPPTSLTAWVPTRDVSLEGGGLMYLEGSIDIGQQTETEFARNAHNLTDEERARI
- a CDS encoding uncharacterized protein (COG:G;~EggNog:ENOG410PU7U;~InterPro:IPR020846,IPR005828,IPR036259;~TransMembrane:2 (i7-26o32-50i);~go_component: GO:0016021 - integral component of membrane [Evidence IEA];~go_function: GO:0022857 - transmembrane transporter activity [Evidence IEA];~go_process: GO:0055085 - transmembrane transport [Evidence IEA]); this translates as MATASQWLFNFVVAKATPSMFATLGVNGFGTYFVYGSFCFVMVVFTWFLVPETKGLSLEDMNDLFSQHNVRARFIPSRLTAIEGMEDLKLDEEDRETTKPTVD
- a CDS encoding uncharacterized protein (CAZy:PL4;~COG:S;~EggNog:ENOG410PK7B;~InterPro:IPR008979,IPR011013,IPR013784,IPR029413, IPR029411;~PFAM:PF14686,PF14683;~SECRETED:SignalP(1-19);~go_function: GO:0003824 - catalytic activity [Evidence IEA];~go_function: GO:0030246 - carbohydrate binding [Evidence IEA];~go_process: GO:0005975 - carbohydrate metabolic process [Evidence IEA]) — encoded protein: MASILYLLISLLGASSVLSIDLPTGSDAPFLEIVDDETFIIGNSIWNATLSGQYARPIYYNGKDLVDDATGFYLSYVDSDGFPWLDPEIVDAGDDWIDIQFTNDVARFHWVIFRDFAGAYQYWINTNLPGGVNDMRVIHRLSNETFHSGHTYRKDEQLPTWDLYYSGKEVQDSTVELSNGTYISKYDWATQINVPEAKFWGVYGDDVGSWFIQPSHEYVNGDQLKQELMVHMEAQTGDIAQLNMFGGGHYQFDINRTYGKGHMWGPWLWYLNDGTLSDVEERSEQEIAAWPYEFPNADISAAYQSRAGSVTGRITTSDNRVGDTVSVFLGDNSDALSTLDQYTGYYYRTSTDEDGYFTFENVRTGKYGLYAWPGEGSPVGDITTNFTQWDIEVTEQEGELDLGVYTWETQNRTKIWQIGTLDRLPCEFSGGCGPYEHGLTDDAPANLTFNLGSSSTEDWHYVLSNDGQWVINFELEGEPDENAGARLTVALASYAARCYIDITVNNDVQIGQIQGLESDSALYRSSPVAGVWRFLEYTIEPGIIKQGSNSIEFTTTATEQWKGAMWDTIILEWD